The DNA segment gtaattccagaagacaccaatgcttgaaaaatgttcttcgatggagctgtgaatgcaaaaggtgttgggattggggcaattttgatttcaccCACCGGTCAGCACTATCCGGCCACAACCCGGCTTCGGTTTTTCTGCACgaacaacactgccgagtatgaagcctgcattatgggcatgaacatggcaatcgatcaggatatggaagaattgttaatcatgggagattcagacttgattatccgacaatctcagggtgaatgggaaactcgggatgtcaatcTATTCCATACAGGCAACATGTGAAAGATCTTAGCAAGTGGTTCAAGTCcgtcgagttcaggtacattcctcggtttcacaatgagttagccgatgcactagctactttggcctcgatgctgccatatCCAGGAAATGTCCACATTGACCCACTGGAAATCCAAATTCGAGAAAGACATGGTTATTGCAGCATAGTTGAAATAAAGCCTGATGTTCAGCCATGGTACCGTGATATCAAAAGATTCTTGAAGATAaaagaatatcccgagcaagctagtggagaccaaaagagaaccattagaaggaTTCCAGTGGCTCCTTCTTAAGCGGagaggtcttgtacaaaaggactctatatctgaaccttttaagatgtgttgatgcccaagaggccggaagaatcatgaatgaagtacacgcaggagtatgtggaccccatatgaatggatacgtccttgcaaagaaaatccttcaatAAGGCTATTACTAGATGACTATGGAAAATGATTGCTTTAGTTTTGTCTGAAGGTGTCATCAGTTTCAGGTACAtggtgacctgattcatgcaccgccttcCGAATTACATCCAATGTCAACACCATGGTCGTTCGTTgtttggggtatggatgtcattgggccaatcgagccaaaagcttcaaatgggcacagattcatattagttgccattgactactttaccaagtgggtcgaagcagtcactctcaaagccgtcactaagaaagcagtggtggattttgtgcattccaacattatctgtcgttttggtattcctaaaactatcattaTAGACAATGTTGCAAGCttgaacagtcatttgatgagggaggtatgcgaacaatttaagatcacgcatcAGAACTCcaccccttatcggcccaaaacTAATGGTGTTGTCGAAgcagcgaacaaaaacatcaagaatatTCTTAGaaaaatgattcaaagttctaAACAATGGCATaaaaagttgtcgtttgcattgttgggatattgcACAACTATGCACACATTAGTTGGAGAAACaccctatctattggtttatggtGAAGtcgtgatacccgcagaagttgaaattccatctctctgaatcatcGTTGAAGTTGAGATTGAGGATAATGAGTAGGTCaagacccgtctagaacagttaaccctgattgatgaaaagtggatggccgcagtttgccacgggaagttgtatcaacaaagaatggcccgtgcctacaacaagaaagtacggcccaggaactttgaagtggggcaactcgttttgagACGTATTCTCCCGGATCACAAGGAAGCGAAAGGAAATTTCACTCCAAATTGcaaaggtccatacattataaggaaattgttgccaaaaggggcgttgtacttgggagacattgaaggaaatgacctaGAAGCAGCCGTCAATGCAGAcgcagtcaaaaggtattacgtTTAACCATTCTGTGATGCCAAGATTCTCCGGTTGGTTGacaaaggctttcattctcgccaCCCAAACACATTAACCCTTTGCTAACCCTTTTGGGCCGGTTACCTTTTCTTTGATTACTCTCTTTGGAACCCGaaaatttttgtaaaaaaaatcaaaaacaaagtttacctgaactacgttcaacttgattccgaaaggatatgtaggcaacatctctctggggttcagtcacaccaaaacaaaaatccacattCCCCCCAAagttgaaactagggcagaatttataatggttcggcgacggttcgcctgaaaggttccaaagttgtaattcaatccaaactcttttaCCCTAAATCTTGTTCAAAGTCCTTATGATCAATCGGTAAAGATGTTCAAATGGGAGGATGTTGgttacttggatctgatacaatcaaatgagaaataaaaagagagagtcttatcggtgaaaatctacataggcaccgaaaggcgatggtgagcagagaaattgaaaatgagagagtcttgttagtaaaaactcacaaagagcactataaggcgacggtgagaagagaaatgagagaggttagttGGTGAAATCCCGCAAAAGGCGCCACTGATCAAAAAAGGGAATCACTTACAATCATCGGCACTGATAAGAGTCCTGGCAAGAATTCTCAATTTTGAGATATGGATTATGAGGGGTCTTTATGAGATTGGATGGTTGTGTAGATCGGGTATcaagtccaagaagcatgtcatgtctatttgtcacgaccccaaataccgatcgtgatggcacctatcacattacaaggcaagccaaccaatcaaCTAATCACGACCCATTTTCCTTTAACATTTAATCCATTTTCTAACACAAGTTTTAAATATTGAAGTCATTATAAGCGTTAAACAACAGAAATATGCGGAAGATAAAAAATAACAATAACTACACAACCCCAACAATTTGGTGTCATGAGTccagagcctctaatacaagtctgaatacctaatacattaatagtctaggaaatgcggaaagataataagataagagggagagaacagggctgcggacgccatgcaccTACCTCAAAGTCTCCGTCAAATACTGAAACAGCTAAAAGCCCTCACTcagccgctcgggcacctggatttgcacacaaggtgcagggagtaatgtgagtacgccaactcagtaagtaactagagtaaataaggactgaaagaagtgacgagcagttcaaaaatacataactggataatcaacagaatatcaggtcatctttacagtttaaaatcagttttcgTTAAAAAATCACATTTTCAGTTTTAAACATTTGGAATCAAATACTTAGCGGTATATCAAAaagaggcttatttaaaagaagagtaaaatcagtgaaaacatcataacaaggcctctcgggcaaggaatcactcagaatatggcccatcgggcagcctctcagtcacttgtgactcgactctcgtcacacagtactcactctcaacactcggctctttagtatctcataataatagaaatcatagtaactgttgtggcgtgcatcccgatctgtaatttatagtcgactatgctcactggggatgtaaagactccagaggggctcctacagcccaaacatcACATTGCtgcagcgcgcagcccgatccaatatacatatcgttgcggtgtgcaacccaattcagtatatatatatcactgcggcgtaTAGCCCGATCCATGTaagtattgttgtggcgtgcatcccgatccataatatatacatatcatATCCTTGCTATTagctcaacctctctcagtcattaacctcacagcctctcgggcacaacaatagaaattaggaaaCTCAGCTCAAatagtcctcacaattagaagtgaaaagataaaaccagttttaaacatttaaacaggaaagacatgactgaggatatgtttTTAGCAAGTaatagtgaggaaaaatagtcaaaatactctaagggtttctacaggtcggcacaaggccccaaacaggGCATACAgtccataatacagtataaatatccaaaatacggaataacataatattttcaaatcaaatacgcggcttaatagtcgctacgggatggaccaagtcacaatccctaccggtgcatgcccacacactcgtcacctagcattCGCGTCACCgcgtttatcaaaacaagtcaaatatcggggttttgtaccctcagttccagatttacaatggttacttacctcaaactggtgaaatactactctgcgatgcctttgcccttcgaatcggcctccacgcacgtcaaatctatccaaaatcagaacgaggacgtcaaaatatgccaagggaacgaagctcaagcaaaaacaatcaaaaaataccaaaaatcccgaaattaccaaaacccgacccccgggtccatgtctcgaaatccagaaatttttacaccaatagattcctcgtctccccacgagtctatacatatcaagaacactaaaatcggagtccaaatggcccctcaaatcctcctttaaagacctcttaaactcaagccctaatcctccatttttagcccttcatctccactaaaaccatgattaaactGTGGAAAATGACCTTAACCCAAGTAATTACGCTTAGAAAACTTATCCAACTaatatcctttgattcctcttCAGATCCTATGtcttagcctctttcccgtcttcaaaaatggagttcTTTGCAAAACTTCGCGAAGAaagcaatatataccttctgtCCAGGGATTTTTGCATCTGTGACCATCccaccgcttctgtggtccttCACTTAAAAGCCCAATCCACTTCTGCACTCAGTCTTCTGCacct comes from the Nicotiana sylvestris chromosome 4, ASM39365v2, whole genome shotgun sequence genome and includes:
- the LOC138889760 gene encoding uncharacterized protein — its product is MGNSGCQSIPYRQHVKDLSKWFKSVEFRYIPRFHNELADALATLASMLPYPGNVHIDPLEIQIRERHGYCSIVEIKPDVQPWYRDIKRFLKIKEYPEQASGDQKRTIRRIPVAPS